The Streptomyces sp. NBC_01276 genome contains the following window.
TGCACGGCGTCTACCGGTCGTGGCGCCGCATCGCCCGCTCCTATCCGGACGAGCGCGTCCTCATCGGCGAGATCTGGACCGGCGAGGGCGAACGCCTGGCCCGCTACCTGCGCGACGACGAACTCCACTCGGCCTTCAACTTCGCCTTCCTCAAGTGCGCCTGGGAGGCCGCCGCGCTGCGGGAGACCGTCGACGCCTCGCTGGCCACGAGCGCACGGGCCGGGTCCCCCGCGAACTGGGTGCTGTGCAACCACGACGTCACCCGGACGGTCACCCGCTACGGCCGGGCTGACACCTCCTTCGACTTCGGGAAGGTCACCGCCGGCGTCCCCACGGACCTCGCCCTCGGCACCCGGCGCGCCCGCGCCGCGGCGCTCCTGACCCTGGCGCTCCCGGGCTCCGTCTACCTCTACCAGGGCGAGGAACTCGGGCTGCCGGAGGTGGAGGACCTGCCCCCGGCAGCCCGCCGCGATCCGGTCCACTTCCGCTCCGGCGGCGTCAACCCGGGCCGGGACGGCTGCCGCGTGCCCATGCCGTGGTCCGGCCGGGAGCGGCCGTACGGATTCGGCGCCGGCGCCGGCGCGGACACCTGGCTCCCGCAGCCGGACCACTGGGCCGCCCTCACCGTGGCGGCCCAGGACGCGGACCCCGCCTCCCTGCTCAGCCTCTACCGCCGGGCCCTGCGCCTGCGCCGCTCCCTGGGCGCCTTCCGGGGCGAGGACTTCGCCTGGGTGCCGGCCGGGGAGGACGTGCTGGCCTTCCGCCGGGACGACGTCCTGTGCCTCGTGAACTTCTCCGACCGCCCGGTGGCCCTGCCGCGGGGCCACACCGTACTGCTGGCGAGTGATCCGGCGTCCGGGCACGAGCTCGCGCCGCACGCCGCCGCCTGGCTCGGCCGGCCCCCGGCCGGCGCCCCCGACTCATGAACGACAAGCAAAGGTGGGAATCTGGTGGTAAAAGGCTACGTCGCGCTCGTGGACGCGAGTCCCGCCTGCCGCTCGGGCGGCCTGGTCGCCGCGTTCAAGGAACACGGATACGACGCCGTCCACGTGCAGAGCGTCCCGGTGCGGCCGGAGTTCTACGCGTCGGTGGTGCCCACCGGCTTCGCGGCCGAAGTGGTGCACCACGGAGACCTCGACGCGACCCTCGCGGAACTCGCCCGCTACCGGCCGGTCGCGGTCATCCCCGACAGCGAGTTCGGCGTCGGCTTCGCCGACCTGCTCAGCGAACGGCTGGGCCTGGCGACCAACGGGACGGCGGGCAGCCACGCCCGGCGCGACAAGTACGCGATGGTCGAGAAGATCAAGGCGGCCGGCCTGCGCGGCGCCCGCCAGCTGCTGGTCACGAACGCCGCCGAACTGGAGGCGTGGCACCGGGAACTGGGCGGCCGGATCGTGGTGAAACCCCTCAGCAGCGCGGGCAGCGACGGCATCAACTACTGCGACACCCCCGAACAGGCGGTGCGCGCGTACGAGGGGCTCGTCGGCACGGACGACATCTTCTCGCTGCCCAACGACACGGTGGTCGCGCAGGAGTACCTCGCCGGGCCCGAGTACGCCCTGAACACGGTCAGCCGGGACGGCGAGCACCACGTCTGCGACATCTGGACCTCGACGCACATCACCGCGAACGGGGTCCTCGACCTCTGCGACGGGATGGTGCTGCTGCCGTACGAGGGCGAACGGCTCGACGAGATCGTCCGCTACGCCGAACAGGTCCTGGACGCCCTGGACATCCGCCACGGACCCGCCCACGTCCAGCTCAAGATGACACCGTCCGGCCCGTGCGTGATCGAGGTCGCGGCACGCATGGGCGGCGGCAGCACGGCGCACTACGCCCGGATGGCGACCGGCGAGTCCCAGCTGAACTGGACGGCGGACGCCTACGTCCGCCCGGAGCGCTTCCACGAGCGCCGTCGCGAGCGGTACCGGGTGGAGCAGTTCGTCGCCGGCGCGCCCATGATCTCTCCGGTGGAGGGAACCCTCCGGGGATACACGGGCCTCGACGAGCTGAAGAAGCTGGAGAGCTTCATGGGCGTGAGGGAATTCGTGCGTCCCGGGGAACAGATCGTCCCGACCGTCAACGACCTCACGTACCCGCTGCTCGTCGAACTGCGCCACGAGGTGATGGAAAGCGTGCTGCGCGACCTCGCCACCGTCCGCTATATCGACGGCCGGGATTTCTACGACATCGACTGACGCATTCCACGGCAAGCCGGCCGACAGGTCCCGGAATCCCGTGACTTGGCCGCCCATCGGCACACCGGCAGAATTGATTCCATCAAGGGCGAAGGGAAAAGGATCCCGGAGCCGGAACGAACAGAAGGAGCATTCCATGAAGAAGGTCGAACTCGCCGCCAAGCCCGTCCAGGCCCGCAGCATCAAGATCCACTACCAGCGCTGACCTGCCGATGATCCCGACCGGGGGCCGGAGCGACCGGCCCCCGCTCGGGTCACCAAGGAGACCCCCATGCTGCTGCGCCGCGCGCACAACCTCGTCTGCTACTGGCGTGACGGGGCGTTCGTCATCCAGAACTACCTCGGCGGATCCGAGGTCTCGCTCGCGCCGATGGCCGCCGACCTCCTCGCCGCGTTCACCGACTGGACCACCGTCGACGAGGCCGTGACGATGTTCCCGGACCACGATCCCGACTCCTGCCGCGCGGCCCTCGCCGAACTGCACGCCTACGGCTTCCTCGTCTCCGAGGACGAGCGCGAGCGCGACGACCGGCTGGCCGAGCACTGGGACACCTGGTCGCCGGAGGCCGGCGCGCTGCACTTCTCCAGCAAGGACGCCCCCTACACCGATTCCCCCGAGGTCAACGAGGACTTCCGGGCCGGGAAGCGCCCCGCGCTGTTCAAGAACTACCCCGCCGCGGACCGGATCCTGCTGCCCCGCGCCCCCCTCGACGTCGACGCCGGTTTCGTCCGCACCCTCTACGGGCGGCGCACCCACCGGGCCTTCCGGCAGGTGGACCTGCCGCTGCCGGTGCTGTCGGGACTCCTCGCGATGGTGTTCGGCCCCAGCGAGTTCCTCGACGGCCAGGACTTCGGCGCCCTCATGAAGCGCACCAGCGCCGCAGGCGGTTCGCGGCACGAACTGGAGGCGTACGTCGGCGTCTTCGCGGTCGAGGGCGTCACACCCGGGCTCTACCACTACAACGTCCTGGAGCACTCGCTGGAGCTCCTGGACCCCGCCTTCACCCGCGAGCGGGCCGCCCACCTGAGCTTCGACCAGGAGGCCGTCGGGGAAGCCCCGGTCACGGTATTCGTGACCGCGGTCGTCGAACGCATGAGCAGCAAGTACCGGGCGCCCCGCGCCTACCGGGTGATGCTGATGAACGCCGGCCACCTCGGCCAGACCTTCGCCCTCACCGCCACCGCGCTGGGCCTCGGTCCCTTCCAGACCGCGGCCTTCCGCGACAGCGAACTGGAAGACGCCCTCGGCGTGGACGGCATCGCCGAAACGGCCCTGTACGTCCTGGCCGCCGGGATCCCCGCGGGGGACCGGCAGGACGCCGAACCCACCGCCGGTCTCGACGCCTTCCGGCGCGCGGCGCTGTATCCGGGGGACCGCCCCGCCTGACGGCCGCGGGACGTGGTGGTGACGCGCCCCGGTCCCCGGGAGCCCTCCAGGGCTCCCGGGGACCGGGGCGCACTGCGCTCCTAACGGTTTTGGCACGCCTTCTGGAAGGCGCGGTTGGCGGCCTGGGTCCAGCTGTTCCAGTAGGCGTCGCTGTGCTGCTGGCCGCTCTTGTCCGCCACGGGCGGGGTGGCGCAGCTCGTGGCGGCCGCTGCGATGCCCGCCTTGGCTCCGGCCGCGCTGCCCGCGGCCCGGTCACGCCGGGAGCCGGGCTGGGTCGGGCTCGTGGCCTTCGGTGACGTGGCCGCGGGGACCCGCTTGCAGTTCACGAAGACGAAGGGCTGGTCCTCGTTGACGGCGAGCACCGTGTAGTCGACGTTCTTCTGGAAGCGCTTCAGGAGGAAGTGCCCGGTCGCGTCCACGTTCAGGTCTTCGGTGCTCTCGCCGTCGTTGAGCTTGCGCGGTGGCGTGAACCCCTCACCGGAGATGGTGACGGCGGTCCCGTCCGCGTTGGGCGTGACCGTGCAGCTGGCGGCCGGCACCGCCGCGCCGGAGGCCGGCGCGAGGACGACGGCACTGCCGCACACGACCGAGGAGACGAGCAGGGAGGTGATCACGGCGCGTCGGGTGCGTCGGTACATGAGGGTGCTCCCATCGGGCATCGGATCGTCGGGCCCCGGAGGACGGCGCGGGAGTCGAGGGGGAGCGGGTGCGGCCGCATGCAAACGGGCAGGCGGCAGCCCCGGGGACGGCGGTGCGCCCTCTCCGTGCCTCGGGCTTCCCACCGACCGCCGCGCCCGGTGCGCGGCGACCGGGCCTATCCGGACGGGCCCGTCCCCTCCATGCTGCCCCGATCACCCCGGGGTGTCGACCGGAAGCCGACGCGGCCTACCGCCAGGCCGCCGAACCCGGCGGCAGCATCGCCCGGAACCGGGCCGACGGCTCCACCCCCAGCTCCGCCCGGACCAGCCGCCGGAACGCCCCGTACTGGCGGACCGCCTCCACCGCGTTGTGTTCGGCCAGGTGCACCGCCACCACCGCCCGGTGCGCGCTCTCCCGCAACGGCTCGATGCCCACGCAGGTGAGGGCCGCGTCCAGGGCCAGGGCGTGCCGGCCGGAGCGGATCAGCCGGGCGCTGAGCGCCTCCAGCGCGTGCAGCCGCAGCTGCCTCAGCCGCTCCCGTTCGAGGAGGGCCCATTCCTCGTCCCAGCCCGGCAGCAGGTCCCCCGCGAACAGCAGACCCAGCCCCGGGTCCTCTCCCGGATCCCCGTCGGCGTCCACGACGCGCAGCGCCGTCCGCCGGAAGGCGTGCACGTCGACGGTGACTTCCTCGTGGAGCGAGAGCATCTCGCCCCGGACGTCGACGACGTGCCGGCCCCCGCGGCGCAGCCGCCACAGCGTGGTCCGCAGACTGCCCTGCGCGTGCCCCTCACCGGAGTCCGGCCACAACGTCCCCGCGAGGACGCCCCGGCTGACGCTCCGGTGGAGCGCGAGGAAGGCCAACAGCCGTTGTCCCGGGGCCTCCACGGCGACCGCGCCGCCCGGGGCCTCGTAGCGGAAGGTGCCCAGCAGCCGCAGTACCGGCGCCGGGAGCGACGTGTCGTACGGCATCGATCCCCTCTCCCCCTGTGCCCTGCTCCCTTCCCTCCGGCCGGTCCGCCGAACGCACTCGTGCGGGTGGTTTGCGCAGGTCTCAGCGGCCGCGCACCGTGTCCAGGATCCACTGCTGGATCGTCGCCGTGAGTTCGGCGTCCCGGTTCCTCCAGCGCGCGATCTCGGCGGGATCGGTGTAGTAGTTCGAGGCGTGCTCCCAGGCGGACCAACCGCGTGCGCCCTTCGAGGAGTTCGCGGAGGCGTCCATGAGGACGAGGTTGTCCTTGCGGACCGCCAGCCGCTCGCGCTCCAGGGCCTTGAGCTTGGTGAACCCGTCCATCTGCGCCATGCGGTCCAGCGAGACGACGTGGTCCACGGCCAGTTTCCCCGACGGTGACCGCAGCGTCCCGACCCGGTCGGCCGTCCCCGACGCCGCGACCTCGGCCCGTTCGGGGGATCCTTCGAAGGCCGCCCGCATGCGTTTGACCGGGCTGACCCGTGCCTTCTCGGCGAGCGCCTCGGCCGCCAGTACGTCCTGCCGCGCCCGGGAGATGAGCCCCCGCTTCACCCAGGTCCTGACGCTGCCGTCGCGTTCGACGATGTCGTCGAACCCCTTGAAGCTGTCGTCCAGCTCCTTGATCCGCTCGGTGTCGCGCGCCCCGGACGGCGTCTTGGGGCCGGCCCTCCGCTCGGCCAGCAACTCCTCCCGGGTCTGGTGCCGCGACCGGAGGTCTTCCCAGGCCTTGACCAGGGCCTTCTCCGCCTGGTCCTGCTCCTGCGTCGGCGGATGCCAGGCCCGCATGTCCGCGATGATCGACTCGAACTCGCTCGCACCACCCGCCTTCCGCGCGGCGGCCGACCGGTCGACGAACTCCAGCAGGGTGGCCTCGTCCATGCGGCGCGCCCTGCCGGCCGCGACGATCTCCTTCACCTCCGTGAACGCGGCCTCCAGCTCGACCCTGGCGGCGCCGGACAGCTTGGTCACGTCGCCCAGGAGGTCGATGAGCTGCTTCTCCCTGCGGAGCTTCGTGAACGTGTTCGCGCCCAGCCGGACGAGGTGGAAGAGGCCCCTCCTGAGCAGCCGGGGCTCGGGGACGCCGAGGAAGGCCATCGGGCTCGCATGGAGCTCGCCGACCACCTGGTCCAGGCCCCGCGCGGCCGCCGCCCGGGTCTTCAGGGCCTCCTTCACCGCCCGGTCGAGCCCCTCGGCCTCCTCGATCCTCGCGACGAGCGTCCGGTAACGGGCCGCCGCCGACTCCGCGTCCGACGCCGCCGCGAGCTCGCGCAGCGGGCCCTCCAAGGCGGAGAGCGCCTTCGCCGACGCCTTGAAGAGCACGACGGCCGAGACCCCCAGGTCGACCGCGGCCGCGGCCACGGCGACCCCGACCCACAGCAGCGAGGGCTCGTCCTCGATGAACGACAGCCGGTAGTCCGCCGACTGGACCCGGTACTCCTCCAGCGCCTGCCCGGCCTGGTAGGCGCTCAGGGTCGTGGTGCCGAGCAGCGCGACCGCCGCCACCCAGCCGCCGACCGGGACGAGGGCCGCGAGGACGAGGGCGAGGACCCCGAGGACCGCGGCCGTGAACACGTGGGACCGGCGGACCTCCTCGACGTGGTCGTCCACGATCCACCCGTACACGGTGGCGCCGTCCGCACCCAGACCCTCCTTCGTCGCCCGCACCAGGTCGGGCAGGCTGTAGACGCGCTCGGGATCCGCCGTGAACTCGCGCCGGGCCCCGGCCGTGTCCGCGAGCCGGGCGTCGACGACCCCGAGGAGGTGGTCCCGCGCGCCCGCCTCGTCGAGGCCGGACAGTTTCTCCAGGTCGGTGGCCCGGCCGAGTTTCGCCGGGTCGAGCAGGGGGTCGCCACCGCCCGCGGACAGCACCGCCCGCTCCGCCGAGTCCCGCAGCGAAAGGGCCTCCCGCTGGTACCCGCCCGCCCGCGCGGCGGCCCGGTTCCGTTCGAAGGAGGACTCCGGGTCGGCCCCGGCCCGGATGCTTCGTGCCGTCGACTCCGCCCGCGCGGCCCGCTCGTAGAGTCCGCGGGCGCCCGACGCCGCGATGCCGGAGACCAGGGAGGCCACGTATCCGGGCGCCCGCAGCCGGCCCCGCTCCACGTACAGCAGGTGGTCGTAGTGATCGAGGACGTCGAGGGCGGCCTCCACCGCACGGGTGCGGAACCGCAGCCGGTAGACGGCCATCGCGTCGAGGAAGGCCTGCTCGCCCTCGAACCCGTGCCGGGCCAGGGACTCGCCGAACCGGGCGGCGGCCTCCGTCGCCCTGCGCTCCAGACCCGGCTGGTAGGCGACGTAGGGTCCGCCCCGGACGGCATCCCGCCGCGTGCTGTCCCGCTCCCGCCACAGCCGGTAGAGGTCCTCGCAGCCGAACAGGGCGGAGGCCGCCTCCTCGGTGCGCCCCGCGTCCGCCTCGCGCAGCCGCTCCCGGTCCTCGAACCGGCCGATGCCCGCGTCGAGTTCGTCCCAGTCGTCCGTCGAACCGTTCACCCGGTCCAGATAGGCGGCGCGCTGCGCCGGGGTGAGGGCGGTCAGCCTGCGGGCGAGGCGCAGGGCCTTCTCGTAGTCCTCGGGGACCAGGGTCCGGTCGCCCGCGAAGAGGATCCGCCGGACGTCCTCGGGCAGCGCCTGGAGCTCACGCAGCAGGGCGTGTTCGTAGGTCACGTCCGCGCGGGCCCCGAGCCAGTGGGCGCGCAGCACGGCGTCCTCGGGGCCGCTGCCGAGCTTCGTTCCCGTGGGCAGGCCGCTGCGCTGCCAGAACCGGGCGTCCGCCTCCGCGTTGATCCGGTCCTGCTCCTCCTGGGGCAGCCGGTCCAGGGCGGCCTGGGTGGAGTCGTTGACGGTCAGCCAGATCTTGCCGTTCAGGACGTCGTCGGCACCCGCCGCCAGGCCGCCCGGCTTCTCCCAGTGCCACCAGGGCAGCCGCCGGTCGACCTCCCCCTCGTCCGTCGTCTGGTAGTACTGGCGGATGAACTGGCGCAGCAGCTCCGCCGGGTTCATCTCCCGCGTCACGATCAACTCGTACGGCCGCCCGCCGCCCCGCGCCCTCCTGGCCGGGGGCGCCGTCGCCGGGGGCAGCGGCTTGCGGTGGATCCTGCCCGCGCCCTCGCCCCGCGCCTGCTGGGCCACGTGGGCCAGCTCGTGGGCCAGCAGTCGCCGCCCCGCGTCCGAACCTGGCCGTGCCCCGTCCCCGAGGACGATGTGGCCGCCGACCGTGTAGGCCCGCGCACCCAGGGCGGCGGCCGACGCGGCGGCTCCCGGCCCGGTGTGCACCCGGACCCGGGACAGGTCCCAGCCCAGCCGGGGCTCCATCGCCGCCCGCGTCGCCGCGTCCAGGGGCGCCCCGGCGTCCCCCGTCGGGGAGGCCGCCGGGAGGGGGCGCGGCAGCGGGCGCACGGCCCCCGGCGCCAGGGACGCGTACCGCTCGGCGAACCGGTCGG
Protein-coding sequences here:
- a CDS encoding alpha-amylase family glycosyl hydrolase; the protein is MPTQGRTPPREWWRDAVVYQVYPRSFADGNGDGTGDLAGLRARLPHLAGLGVDALWITPWYRSPLADGGYDVADHRDIDPAFGTLAEAELLIAEARALDVRIVVDLVPNHVSRAHPWFRSALAAPAGAPEREPFHFRPGRGEHGELPPNNWLSEFGGPAWTRTTDAAGRPGEWYLHLFTPQQPDLNWNHPAVRAEFESLLRFWFDRGVAGIRVDSANLLAKDPELPDLVRPPDERPHPYVDREELHGVYRSWRRIARSYPDERVLIGEIWTGEGERLARYLRDDELHSAFNFAFLKCAWEAAALRETVDASLATSARAGSPANWVLCNHDVTRTVTRYGRADTSFDFGKVTAGVPTDLALGTRRARAAALLTLALPGSVYLYQGEELGLPEVEDLPPAARRDPVHFRSGGVNPGRDGCRVPMPWSGRERPYGFGAGAGADTWLPQPDHWAALTVAAQDADPASLLSLYRRALRLRRSLGAFRGEDFAWVPAGEDVLAFRRDDVLCLVNFSDRPVALPRGHTVLLASDPASGHELAPHAAAWLGRPPAGAPDS
- a CDS encoding ATP-grasp domain-containing protein, which encodes MVKGYVALVDASPACRSGGLVAAFKEHGYDAVHVQSVPVRPEFYASVVPTGFAAEVVHHGDLDATLAELARYRPVAVIPDSEFGVGFADLLSERLGLATNGTAGSHARRDKYAMVEKIKAAGLRGARQLLVTNAAELEAWHRELGGRIVVKPLSSAGSDGINYCDTPEQAVRAYEGLVGTDDIFSLPNDTVVAQEYLAGPEYALNTVSRDGEHHVCDIWTSTHITANGVLDLCDGMVLLPYEGERLDEIVRYAEQVLDALDIRHGPAHVQLKMTPSGPCVIEVAARMGGGSTAHYARMATGESQLNWTADAYVRPERFHERRRERYRVEQFVAGAPMISPVEGTLRGYTGLDELKKLESFMGVREFVRPGEQIVPTVNDLTYPLLVELRHEVMESVLRDLATVRYIDGRDFYDID
- a CDS encoding SagB family peptide dehydrogenase, whose translation is MLLRRAHNLVCYWRDGAFVIQNYLGGSEVSLAPMAADLLAAFTDWTTVDEAVTMFPDHDPDSCRAALAELHAYGFLVSEDERERDDRLAEHWDTWSPEAGALHFSSKDAPYTDSPEVNEDFRAGKRPALFKNYPAADRILLPRAPLDVDAGFVRTLYGRRTHRAFRQVDLPLPVLSGLLAMVFGPSEFLDGQDFGALMKRTSAAGGSRHELEAYVGVFAVEGVTPGLYHYNVLEHSLELLDPAFTRERAAHLSFDQEAVGEAPVTVFVTAVVERMSSKYRAPRAYRVMLMNAGHLGQTFALTATALGLGPFQTAAFRDSELEDALGVDGIAETALYVLAAGIPAGDRQDAEPTAGLDAFRRAALYPGDRPA
- a CDS encoding BTAD domain-containing putative transcriptional regulator, with translation MPYDTSLPAPVLRLLGTFRYEAPGGAVAVEAPGQRLLAFLALHRSVSRGVLAGTLWPDSGEGHAQGSLRTTLWRLRRGGRHVVDVRGEMLSLHEEVTVDVHAFRRTALRVVDADGDPGEDPGLGLLFAGDLLPGWDEEWALLERERLRQLRLHALEALSARLIRSGRHALALDAALTCVGIEPLRESAHRAVVAVHLAEHNAVEAVRQYGAFRRLVRAELGVEPSARFRAMLPPGSAAWR
- a CDS encoding DUF4157 domain-containing protein, translating into MAAREVPAVPSGPARPERRSVRRAVDPRAPEPDERLEAEADRFAERYASLAPGAVRPLPRPLPAASPTGDAGAPLDAATRAAMEPRLGWDLSRVRVHTGPGAAASAAALGARAYTVGGHIVLGDGARPGSDAGRRLLAHELAHVAQQARGEGAGRIHRKPLPPATAPPARRARGGGRPYELIVTREMNPAELLRQFIRQYYQTTDEGEVDRRLPWWHWEKPGGLAAGADDVLNGKIWLTVNDSTQAALDRLPQEEQDRINAEADARFWQRSGLPTGTKLGSGPEDAVLRAHWLGARADVTYEHALLRELQALPEDVRRILFAGDRTLVPEDYEKALRLARRLTALTPAQRAAYLDRVNGSTDDWDELDAGIGRFEDRERLREADAGRTEEAASALFGCEDLYRLWRERDSTRRDAVRGGPYVAYQPGLERRATEAAARFGESLARHGFEGEQAFLDAMAVYRLRFRTRAVEAALDVLDHYDHLLYVERGRLRAPGYVASLVSGIAASGARGLYERAARAESTARSIRAGADPESSFERNRAAARAGGYQREALSLRDSAERAVLSAGGGDPLLDPAKLGRATDLEKLSGLDEAGARDHLLGVVDARLADTAGARREFTADPERVYSLPDLVRATKEGLGADGATVYGWIVDDHVEEVRRSHVFTAAVLGVLALVLAALVPVGGWVAAVALLGTTTLSAYQAGQALEEYRVQSADYRLSFIEDEPSLLWVGVAVAAAAVDLGVSAVVLFKASAKALSALEGPLRELAAASDAESAAARYRTLVARIEEAEGLDRAVKEALKTRAAAARGLDQVVGELHASPMAFLGVPEPRLLRRGLFHLVRLGANTFTKLRREKQLIDLLGDVTKLSGAARVELEAAFTEVKEIVAAGRARRMDEATLLEFVDRSAAARKAGGASEFESIIADMRAWHPPTQEQDQAEKALVKAWEDLRSRHQTREELLAERRAGPKTPSGARDTERIKELDDSFKGFDDIVERDGSVRTWVKRGLISRARQDVLAAEALAEKARVSPVKRMRAAFEGSPERAEVAASGTADRVGTLRSPSGKLAVDHVVSLDRMAQMDGFTKLKALERERLAVRKDNLVLMDASANSSKGARGWSAWEHASNYYTDPAEIARWRNRDAELTATIQQWILDTVRGR